A stretch of the Tardiphaga sp. 709 genome encodes the following:
- a CDS encoding ABC transporter ATP-binding protein codes for MAVALDVRGVSLRFGGVRALTDVSFAVNDGELFSIIGPNGAGKTSIVNCISGRYRPTEGQLFYHGKDITSLNPNARPGLGIGRTFQNLALFHHMSVLDNIMVGRHHLLKNNFLTGSLYWLTGARKEELEHRRKVEEIIDFLDLQSVRKATAGTLPYGLRKRVELARAMALEPNLILLDEPMAGMNFEEKEDMARYIVDLNEEYGMTVMMIEHDMGVVMDISHRVMVLDFGRKIAEGDPAAVLADPHVKRAYLGEEDEALVDPDDTPVAAESAA; via the coding sequence GTGGCGGTTGCTCTGGACGTGCGCGGGGTGTCACTGCGCTTTGGTGGCGTTCGCGCGCTCACCGATGTGAGCTTCGCTGTCAATGACGGCGAGCTGTTCTCGATCATCGGGCCGAACGGCGCCGGCAAGACCTCCATCGTCAACTGCATCTCTGGCCGCTATCGCCCAACCGAAGGCCAGCTGTTCTATCACGGCAAGGATATCACAAGCCTCAACCCGAATGCCCGTCCGGGTCTCGGCATCGGCCGCACCTTTCAGAACCTCGCGCTGTTTCATCATATGAGCGTGCTCGACAACATCATGGTCGGGCGCCATCACCTCCTGAAGAACAACTTCCTCACCGGCTCGCTGTACTGGCTGACCGGCGCGCGCAAGGAAGAGCTTGAGCATCGCCGCAAGGTCGAGGAGATCATTGACTTCCTCGATTTGCAGAGCGTGCGCAAGGCGACCGCCGGCACGCTGCCCTATGGTCTGCGCAAACGCGTCGAACTCGCCCGCGCGATGGCGCTGGAGCCGAATCTCATCCTCCTCGACGAGCCGATGGCCGGCATGAACTTCGAGGAGAAGGAGGACATGGCGCGTTATATCGTCGATCTCAACGAAGAATACGGGATGACGGTGATGATGATCGAACACGACATGGGCGTCGTGATGGACATCTCCCATCGCGTGATGGTGCTGGATTTTGGCCGCAAGATCGCCGAGGGCGATCCGGCTGCCGTGCTCGCCGACCCGCACGTCAAGCGCGCCTATCTCGGAGAAGAAGACGAAGCCCTCGTCGATCCCGACGACACGCCTGTCGCTGCGGAGAGCGCCGCATGA
- a CDS encoding branched-chain amino acid ABC transporter substrate-binding protein encodes MRKLALIASIALPLLGSTAMAQETVKIGYIDPLSGGGASVGEVGLKTFQFLADELNAKGGILGKKVEIVPLDNKTNPQESLIQAQKAIDGGIRYITQGNGSSVAGALSDFVTKFNDRNPGKEVLYFNYAAVDPVLTNEKCSFWHFRWDANSDIKMEALTNYIKTVPAVKNVYLINQDYSFGQSVRSQARAMLGAKRPDVKIVGDELHPLLKITDFAPYIAKIKASGADSVITGNWGQDFALLLKAAADAGLKVSWFTYYAGGTGGPTAIKQAGLNHQVFQIAEGIPNLGHASADVFEKALRAKYDFSLFYPRAVNEMRMFAAAAEKAKSLDPVKVAAALEGMEFEVFDGGKGNMRKDDHQFFQPMYIASFGERTDKEPFDEEKTGWGWKLAAKIDTPQTVLPTTCKMERP; translated from the coding sequence ATGCGCAAACTAGCCCTCATTGCGTCTATTGCGCTGCCATTGCTCGGCAGCACGGCGATGGCGCAGGAGACCGTGAAGATCGGTTATATCGATCCACTGTCCGGCGGCGGCGCCAGCGTCGGCGAAGTCGGCCTCAAGACCTTCCAGTTTCTCGCCGACGAGTTGAACGCCAAGGGCGGCATTCTCGGCAAGAAGGTCGAAATTGTCCCACTCGACAACAAGACCAATCCGCAAGAGAGCCTGATTCAGGCGCAGAAGGCGATCGATGGTGGCATTCGCTACATCACCCAGGGCAACGGCTCGTCGGTCGCCGGTGCACTGTCGGATTTCGTCACCAAGTTCAACGACCGCAATCCCGGCAAGGAAGTGCTTTACTTCAACTATGCGGCAGTCGATCCGGTGCTGACCAACGAGAAATGCAGCTTCTGGCATTTCCGCTGGGATGCCAATTCAGACATCAAGATGGAAGCGCTCACCAACTACATCAAGACCGTGCCTGCGGTGAAGAACGTCTACCTGATCAATCAGGATTACTCGTTCGGTCAGTCGGTGCGCAGCCAGGCGCGCGCCATGCTCGGCGCCAAGCGGCCCGACGTGAAGATCGTCGGCGACGAGCTGCATCCGCTGCTCAAGATCACCGACTTCGCGCCCTATATTGCTAAGATCAAGGCCTCCGGCGCCGACAGCGTCATCACCGGCAACTGGGGTCAGGATTTTGCCCTCTTGCTGAAGGCTGCGGCTGACGCGGGCCTCAAGGTGAGCTGGTTCACTTATTATGCCGGCGGCACCGGTGGCCCGACCGCGATCAAGCAGGCCGGCCTGAATCATCAGGTGTTCCAGATCGCCGAAGGCATTCCAAATCTCGGCCATGCCTCGGCCGACGTGTTCGAAAAGGCGCTGCGCGCGAAATATGACTTCAGCCTGTTCTATCCGCGCGCTGTGAACGAGATGCGCATGTTCGCCGCCGCCGCCGAAAAAGCGAAGTCGCTCGATCCGGTGAAGGTGGCCGCAGCCCTCGAAGGCATGGAGTTCGAGGTGTTCGACGGCGGCAAGGGCAATATGCGCAAGGACGACCACCAGTTCTTCCAGCCGATGTATATCGCCTCCTTCGGCGAACGCACCGACAAGGAGCCGTTCGACGAGGAAAAGACCGGCTGGGGCTGGAAGCTGGCCGCGAAGATCGACACGCCGCAGACCGTGCTGCCGACGACCTGCAAGATGGAACGGCCGTAA
- a CDS encoding long-chain fatty acid--CoA ligase, which yields MMDYAGRVKQADTYPKLLRLNAKEHGSEIALREKDFGLWREFTWNDYHARVKDFTLGMVELGIARGDVIGIIGDNRPDWVAAEIAAHAVGGMSLGLYRDVLDEEAAYLLNYGEAKIVFAEDEEQVDKLLTLADRVPALKHIVYSDPRGMRKYDDPRLLEADRLAQMGRDRATREPGLYDQLVDATQGEDVAILCTTSGTTSNPKLAMLAAGRVLGHCAVYLSFDPKGPDDEYVSVLPLPWIMEQVYALGKGLLSRMKVNFVEQADTMMNDFREIAPTFVLFAPRVWEGIAADVRARVMDSSPLKQSLYEIGMKSGLSALAQGKRSAVADTLLFRALRDRLGFTRLRSAATGGAALGPDTFKFFRAMGVPLRTLYGQTETLGAFTLHPPDAVDPDTTGIAMGSGIEIEVRDPDVQGVGEIVVRHPNMFLGYYKSPEASAADLRDGWMHSGDAGYFNGNKQLVVIDRIKDLAQTARGERFSPQYIENKLKFSPYIAETVVLGDNRDALAAMICIRFSIISKWAEKNRISFTTYTDLSSRPEVYEMIRKEVETVNATLPPAQRIAKFLLLYKELDADDGELTRTRKVRRSVINEKYADIIDGIYGGARDIPVDTTIRFQDGTSQRIRTRLVVVDMARDGARMEAAE from the coding sequence ATGATGGACTATGCCGGACGCGTCAAACAGGCAGATACCTATCCGAAGCTGCTGCGCCTCAATGCCAAAGAACATGGCAGCGAGATCGCGCTGCGCGAGAAGGATTTCGGCCTGTGGCGGGAGTTCACCTGGAACGATTACCATGCCCGGGTGAAGGATTTCACGCTCGGCATGGTCGAGCTCGGCATCGCCCGTGGTGATGTCATCGGCATTATCGGCGACAACCGGCCGGACTGGGTCGCTGCCGAGATCGCCGCGCATGCCGTCGGTGGCATGAGCCTCGGTCTCTATCGCGACGTGCTCGATGAGGAAGCCGCCTATCTCCTGAACTATGGCGAAGCGAAGATCGTATTCGCCGAGGATGAAGAACAAGTCGACAAGCTGCTCACCCTCGCCGACCGCGTCCCCGCCTTGAAGCACATCGTCTACAGCGACCCGCGCGGGATGCGGAAATATGACGACCCGCGCCTGTTGGAGGCCGACAGGCTCGCCCAGATGGGCCGCGACCGCGCCACACGCGAACCCGGGCTCTACGATCAACTGGTCGATGCGACGCAGGGCGAGGACGTCGCGATCCTCTGTACCACGTCGGGCACCACGTCGAATCCCAAGCTGGCGATGCTCGCGGCAGGCCGCGTGCTCGGCCACTGCGCAGTGTATCTGTCGTTCGATCCGAAGGGACCGGATGACGAATATGTTTCGGTGCTGCCGCTGCCCTGGATCATGGAACAGGTCTATGCGCTCGGCAAAGGCCTCCTGAGCCGGATGAAGGTCAACTTCGTCGAGCAGGCCGATACCATGATGAACGACTTCCGCGAGATCGCACCGACCTTCGTGCTGTTCGCGCCGCGGGTCTGGGAAGGCATCGCGGCCGATGTGCGTGCCCGGGTGATGGATTCGTCGCCGTTGAAGCAGAGCCTGTATGAGATCGGCATGAAGTCGGGCCTTTCCGCACTCGCGCAAGGCAAGCGCTCGGCCGTTGCCGATACGCTGCTGTTCCGTGCCCTGCGTGATCGTCTCGGCTTCACACGGCTGCGCTCGGCCGCCACCGGCGGCGCGGCACTGGGCCCCGATACATTCAAATTCTTCCGCGCCATGGGTGTGCCGCTGCGCACGCTCTATGGCCAGACCGAAACACTCGGCGCCTTCACCCTGCATCCGCCGGACGCCGTCGATCCCGACACCACCGGCATTGCCATGGGCAGCGGCATCGAAATCGAAGTCCGCGATCCCGATGTGCAGGGCGTTGGCGAGATCGTGGTGAGGCACCCCAATATGTTCCTCGGCTATTACAAATCGCCCGAGGCCTCCGCCGCCGACCTGCGCGACGGCTGGATGCATTCCGGCGACGCCGGCTACTTCAACGGCAACAAGCAACTCGTCGTCATCGACCGCATCAAGGATCTGGCGCAGACCGCGCGCGGTGAACGCTTCTCGCCGCAATATATCGAGAACAAGTTGAAATTCTCGCCCTATATCGCCGAGACGGTGGTGCTCGGCGACAACCGCGATGCGCTCGCGGCGATGATCTGCATCCGCTTCTCGATCATCTCGAAATGGGCCGAGAAGAACCGCATCTCGTTTACGACCTATACGGACCTGTCGTCGCGCCCGGAGGTCTATGAGATGATCCGCAAGGAAGTCGAGACGGTCAATGCCACGCTGCCGCCCGCGCAGCGCATCGCCAAATTCCTGCTGCTCTACAAGGAGCTCGACGCCGACGACGGCGAGTTGACCCGCACCCGCAAAGTCCGCCGCAGCGTCATCAACGAGAAATACGCCGATATCATCGACGGCATCTATGGCGGCGCGCGGGATATCCCCGTCGACACAACGATCCGCTTCCAGGACGGCACGTCGCAACGCATCCGGACGCGATTGGTCGTGGTGGACATGGCGCGGGATGGCGCGCGCATGGAGGCGGCGGAATGA
- a CDS encoding branched-chain amino acid ABC transporter permease: MLELIVISTLNGVLYGMLLFLMASGLTVIFSMLGVLNFAHASFYMLGAFFGFQISRWFGFWPALILAPLLAGALGAAVERYGLRHVHKNGHVAELLFTFGLAFAIEEIVQIIWGKSPVDFRVPPLLDFPAFTLFSTNYPAFKIFMLVVSIVIFIGLLVVLKRTRIGLIVQAALTHPHMVGHLGHNVGRIFMLVFGVGTALAAVAGVIAGPALVTQSNMAGLLGPILFVVVVVGGLGSLPGAFIASLLIGLVQTFAVSMNGSLAGAFGPLSPDYATTWLSDIWNVTVAQIAPIMPYLLLVLILIFRPMGLLGTRDT, encoded by the coding sequence GTGCTTGAACTGATCGTCATCTCCACGCTCAACGGCGTCCTCTACGGCATGCTGCTATTCCTGATGGCCTCGGGCCTGACGGTGATCTTCAGCATGCTTGGCGTGCTGAACTTCGCCCATGCCAGTTTCTATATGCTCGGCGCCTTCTTCGGCTTCCAGATCAGCCGATGGTTCGGCTTCTGGCCGGCGCTGATCCTTGCGCCACTGCTAGCCGGCGCGCTCGGCGCCGCCGTCGAACGCTATGGCCTGCGTCACGTCCACAAGAACGGCCACGTCGCCGAGCTGCTGTTCACCTTCGGACTTGCTTTCGCCATTGAGGAGATCGTGCAGATCATCTGGGGCAAGAGCCCGGTCGATTTCCGCGTACCGCCGCTGCTCGACTTCCCGGCCTTCACGCTGTTCTCCACCAACTATCCGGCCTTCAAGATCTTCATGCTGGTCGTCTCCATCGTGATCTTCATCGGATTGCTGGTAGTGCTGAAGCGCACGCGCATCGGCCTGATCGTGCAGGCGGCGTTGACCCATCCGCATATGGTCGGCCATCTCGGGCACAATGTCGGGCGTATCTTCATGCTGGTGTTCGGCGTTGGCACAGCGCTTGCGGCCGTCGCTGGCGTGATCGCAGGCCCGGCCCTGGTCACGCAATCCAACATGGCCGGTCTGCTGGGTCCGATCCTGTTCGTCGTCGTGGTCGTTGGTGGCCTCGGCTCGCTGCCCGGTGCCTTCATCGCATCATTGCTGATCGGCCTCGTGCAGACTTTTGCTGTGTCGATGAACGGCTCGCTGGCCGGCGCCTTCGGCCCGCTCAGCCCCGACTATGCCACCACCTGGCTGTCCGACATCTGGAACGTCACCGTCGCCCAGATCGCGCCGATCATGCCCTATCTGCTGCTGGTGCTGATCCTGATCTTCCGCCCGATGGGCCTGCTGGGAACACGCGACACATGA
- a CDS encoding CoA transferase, with amino-acid sequence MQKLPLSELRVVEIGSGDTLDYCGKLFSDFGAEVIKIEPSGGDPARHYPPLVDAGDGRRESGYFAWLNTNKRSVIADLDKPDDVARVRALLATCDLLLDARAPSEIPNSLLTHDDLRKEQPGLAITAISWFGEHGLYSNYQATDSVCRSLAGSVKLVGAQEGPPVLPRDGQIAVMAGLTAFIPTLAGMYGRDTGARRFAVSAHEAMLQISEFDTGLALEVGFTRPRMAINRFGRGYPVGNFPTKDGWLGITVVTPAQWAAFCVMLGLPELETEPQFNDGLARTNNSKALFDIFQPILMHKSANEWFEKGIELRLPLAVVPDMETLLKQQYYRDRGAFAKVEIGTASFDAPVLPQTLTGSRPKPNGRAPFAGDDKIDALPTRQRMATRQATPDDPQPLKGLRIIDLTMGWAGPSATRQMGDLGADVIKVESCQYPDWFRGTDPRGPYFPERTYEKIYWFQQMNRNKRGITLDLTNPRGKELLKQLLAGADAVIDNYAADVLPRMGLDAAAMHRINPRLVVVTMPAFGMTGPWSGVRAYGSTLEQASGLPSVTGREGDPPTMLHAALGDPFGGVSAAAALMLGFMHQKNTGLGQHIDLSATEALLPLVAPSVIEQSATGKSGPRIGNRHPRFVPNGCFPCLGEDQWITIAVRSDEEWRSLCKVMHRNDLAEDAALATAEGRRAEEDRIEVAVRHWTTTVRPDLAMVTLQDAGVPAGTARLPLDLAGDPHLLVVGHWQPVTKVFMGPHLLPSVAYREGSAKLPYPITRLAPTLGQHNEEVLRDILGLSATEIDELRAAEIIGDAAISKKAKAAPTTK; translated from the coding sequence ATGCAGAAACTGCCATTGTCGGAATTGCGCGTCGTGGAAATCGGATCTGGCGATACGCTAGATTACTGCGGCAAACTGTTTTCCGATTTCGGCGCCGAGGTCATCAAGATCGAACCATCCGGCGGCGATCCTGCGCGGCACTATCCGCCGCTCGTCGATGCCGGCGACGGCCGCCGCGAGAGCGGATATTTCGCCTGGCTGAATACCAACAAGCGCAGCGTCATCGCCGATCTCGACAAGCCCGATGATGTGGCGCGTGTTCGCGCATTGCTTGCGACATGCGACCTGCTGCTCGATGCACGCGCGCCTTCGGAGATTCCGAACTCACTCCTGACGCATGACGACCTGCGCAAGGAACAACCCGGCCTCGCCATCACTGCCATCTCTTGGTTTGGCGAACACGGACTCTACAGCAATTATCAGGCAACGGACTCCGTCTGTCGCAGTCTCGCGGGCAGCGTGAAACTGGTCGGTGCGCAGGAAGGCCCGCCGGTGCTGCCGCGCGACGGACAGATCGCCGTCATGGCCGGCCTCACCGCGTTCATTCCGACGCTGGCCGGCATGTATGGTCGCGACACCGGCGCGCGGCGCTTTGCCGTCAGCGCGCATGAAGCGATGCTGCAGATCAGCGAATTCGATACCGGTCTCGCGCTGGAAGTCGGCTTCACGCGGCCGCGCATGGCCATCAACCGGTTCGGCCGCGGCTATCCCGTCGGCAATTTCCCGACCAAAGACGGCTGGCTCGGCATCACCGTAGTGACGCCGGCGCAATGGGCTGCGTTCTGCGTGATGCTCGGCCTTCCCGAACTAGAGACAGAGCCGCAGTTCAACGACGGTCTCGCGCGCACCAATAATTCGAAGGCGCTGTTCGATATCTTCCAACCGATCCTGATGCACAAGAGCGCAAACGAATGGTTCGAGAAAGGCATCGAGCTGCGTCTTCCGCTCGCGGTGGTGCCGGACATGGAGACGCTGCTGAAGCAGCAATACTACCGCGATCGCGGCGCCTTCGCGAAAGTCGAGATTGGAACAGCATCATTCGATGCGCCGGTACTGCCGCAGACTCTTACCGGCTCACGGCCGAAGCCGAATGGCCGCGCGCCATTTGCCGGTGACGACAAGATCGACGCCCTCCCTACGCGTCAGCGCATGGCGACACGGCAGGCAACACCAGACGATCCGCAGCCGCTGAAGGGGCTGCGCATTATCGATCTCACCATGGGCTGGGCCGGCCCATCGGCAACGCGGCAGATGGGCGATCTCGGCGCCGACGTCATCAAGGTGGAGTCCTGCCAGTATCCCGACTGGTTTCGCGGCACCGATCCACGCGGCCCGTATTTTCCGGAACGCACCTACGAGAAGATCTACTGGTTTCAGCAGATGAACCGCAACAAGCGCGGCATCACGCTGGATCTCACCAATCCCCGCGGCAAGGAGCTGCTGAAACAACTGCTCGCCGGCGCCGATGCTGTGATCGACAACTATGCAGCCGATGTGCTGCCACGCATGGGCCTCGATGCTGCAGCGATGCACAGGATCAATCCGCGTCTCGTGGTCGTGACCATGCCCGCCTTCGGCATGACCGGTCCATGGAGCGGCGTGCGCGCCTATGGTTCGACGCTGGAGCAGGCATCAGGCCTGCCATCGGTCACCGGCCGCGAAGGCGATCCGCCGACCATGCTGCATGCCGCGCTCGGCGATCCCTTCGGCGGCGTCAGTGCTGCGGCGGCATTGATGCTCGGCTTCATGCATCAGAAGAATACCGGTCTCGGACAGCACATCGATCTCAGTGCGACGGAAGCCCTGCTGCCTCTTGTCGCACCCTCTGTCATCGAGCAATCGGCCACCGGCAAATCCGGCCCGCGCATCGGCAACCGGCATCCACGCTTCGTGCCGAACGGTTGCTTTCCCTGTCTCGGCGAAGATCAGTGGATCACCATTGCCGTGCGCAGCGACGAGGAATGGCGATCGCTGTGCAAGGTCATGCATCGCAACGACCTGGCTGAAGATGCTGCACTTGCCACAGCGGAAGGACGCCGCGCCGAAGAGGACCGTATCGAGGTCGCGGTCCGGCATTGGACGACGACCGTGCGGCCGGATCTGGCCATGGTGACGCTGCAGGACGCCGGCGTGCCCGCGGGTACCGCGCGACTGCCGCTGGATCTGGCCGGCGATCCACATCTGCTCGTAGTCGGACATTGGCAGCCTGTGACCAAGGTATTTATGGGCCCACATCTGCTGCCCTCCGTTGCCTATCGCGAAGGCAGTGCAAAACTGCCCTACCCGATCACCCGTCTCGCGCCGACGCTCGGCCAGCACAATGAGGAAGTCCTGCGCGATATCCTGGGCCTCAGCGCCACCGAAATCGACGAATTGCGCGCCGCGGAAATCATTGGCGACGCTGCGATATCCAAGAAAGCGAAGGCCGCGCCTACGACCAAGTGA
- a CDS encoding ABC transporter ATP-binding protein, with product MSTAIELRGVEKTFGITSVIRNVNLTVAQGERHALIGPNGAGKSTLFNLISGYMKPSVGSILLRDQVISGLPPFQINRRGLSRSFQVTNVFAKMSVWENLRCAVLWATGHRYAFWKNVDNLPEVRDRTAQILQDINLVSRRDVPAGLLTYAEQRALEIGITIAGGADVILLDEPTAGMSHAETERAVALIRRLTEGRTLLIVEHDMSVVFGLADRISVLVYGQIIASGTPEEIRGNPKVKEAYLGEEVA from the coding sequence ATGAGCACCGCCATCGAACTGCGCGGCGTCGAAAAGACCTTCGGCATCACCTCCGTGATCCGCAACGTCAACCTGACGGTCGCGCAGGGCGAACGCCACGCGCTGATCGGCCCCAACGGCGCCGGCAAGTCGACGCTGTTCAATCTGATATCAGGCTATATGAAACCATCAGTCGGCAGCATCCTGCTGCGCGATCAGGTGATCTCCGGCCTGCCGCCGTTCCAGATCAATCGTCGCGGGCTGTCGCGCAGCTTCCAGGTTACCAACGTGTTCGCCAAGATGAGCGTGTGGGAGAACCTGCGCTGCGCTGTGCTGTGGGCGACCGGCCATCGTTACGCGTTCTGGAAGAATGTCGACAACCTGCCCGAGGTGCGCGACCGCACCGCGCAGATCCTGCAGGATATCAACCTCGTATCGCGCCGCGACGTGCCCGCGGGTCTTTTGACCTATGCCGAACAGCGCGCGCTCGAAATCGGCATCACCATTGCAGGCGGCGCCGATGTCATCCTGCTGGATGAGCCCACCGCCGGCATGAGTCACGCTGAGACCGAGCGTGCCGTGGCACTGATCCGACGGCTGACCGAGGGGCGCACGCTGCTGATCGTTGAGCACGACATGAGCGTAGTGTTCGGCCTCGCCGACCGCATCTCGGTTCTGGTCTACGGCCAGATCATCGCCTCGGGCACGCCGGAGGAAATCCGCGGCAATCCCAAGGTCAAGGAAGCCTATCTCGGCGAGGAAGTGGCGTGA
- a CDS encoding Crp/Fnr family transcriptional regulator, producing MIAADHLKRIAAWARDLNEKEIEVARAGIVEKSFKANEFVCMRGDQFEYWTGVVSGLAKIGTISRSGKEVSITGLTAGAWFGEGSVLKNEPRRYDIVPLRDSKLAFMERPAFMWLFENSVGFNRFLVSLLNERLGQFIALTEYGRRLDATGRLARCIASLFNPILYRDATRHLDITQEELGAITGISRQKANQCLQTLEKEGLLRLEYGGVTVVDLERLGSYGD from the coding sequence ATGATTGCTGCAGATCATCTCAAGCGCATCGCGGCCTGGGCGCGGGACCTGAACGAGAAGGAGATCGAGGTCGCGCGCGCGGGCATCGTCGAGAAGTCGTTCAAGGCGAATGAATTCGTCTGTATGCGCGGTGACCAGTTCGAATACTGGACCGGCGTTGTCAGCGGCCTGGCGAAGATCGGCACCATCTCGCGCAGCGGCAAGGAGGTCAGCATCACCGGCCTCACGGCCGGTGCGTGGTTCGGCGAGGGCAGCGTGCTGAAGAACGAACCGCGACGTTACGACATTGTCCCGCTACGCGACTCCAAGCTGGCATTCATGGAGCGCCCGGCATTTATGTGGCTGTTCGAGAACAGTGTCGGCTTCAACCGCTTCCTGGTCTCGCTGTTGAACGAACGGCTCGGTCAGTTCATCGCACTGACGGAATATGGCCGAAGGCTCGATGCCACCGGGCGTCTCGCGCGCTGCATTGCCTCGCTGTTCAACCCGATCCTCTATCGCGACGCGACCAGGCATCTGGATATCACCCAGGAAGAGCTCGGTGCCATCACCGGCATTTCGCGGCAGAAGGCCAACCAGTGCCTGCAGACGCTGGAGAAGGAGGGTCTGCTGCGCCTGGAATATGGCGGCGTGACAGTGGTCGATCTTGAAAGACTGGGCAGCTACGGCGATTAA
- a CDS encoding branched-chain amino acid ABC transporter permease, translating to MSDATAKIPATIAPPRPAASDRLKFYGIWIAAALALLVLPKLFSSGGSLTTFSLIGISIIFSLSYNILLGQTGMLSFGHAVYYGLGGFLAIHAINIIARNKFAIPLPLVPLVGGAAGLIFAMLLGWVSTRRSGTAFAMISLGVAELVASSALILRTFFGGEAGVSANRTKVLRLFDWSFGPQIQIYYLVAAWTLIAVIAMYALTRTPLGRMCNAVRDNPERVQFVGYDPHIIRYIAFCFSGLFAGIAGALAAINFEIANSAYLGAVQSGTVLFATYIGGVGFFIGPIVGAIFVTLLSLGLSDLTQVWQLYFGLIFIAVVMFAPGGITGLLMMHRPLLKGGTLSRVLPSYLVAFVPTLAMITGLMLAIETTVHFTVNPGEDSHIKAFGIPFDAANPAIWAVAAVLLIGGFIIARKTWARVAGSWDDALTAAREKGVAA from the coding sequence ATGAGCGACGCCACCGCCAAAATTCCGGCAACCATCGCGCCGCCCCGCCCCGCCGCCTCCGACCGGCTGAAGTTCTACGGCATCTGGATCGCCGCCGCGCTAGCGCTGCTGGTGCTGCCGAAACTGTTCTCGTCGGGCGGATCGCTGACCACCTTCAGCCTGATCGGCATCTCGATCATCTTCTCGCTGTCCTACAACATCCTGCTCGGCCAGACCGGCATGCTGTCGTTCGGCCATGCCGTTTATTACGGCCTCGGCGGCTTCCTCGCGATCCACGCCATCAACATCATCGCCAGGAACAAGTTCGCGATCCCGCTGCCGCTGGTGCCGCTGGTCGGCGGCGCGGCTGGCCTCATCTTCGCCATGCTGCTCGGCTGGGTGTCGACGCGGCGCTCCGGTACGGCCTTTGCGATGATCTCGCTTGGCGTCGCAGAACTCGTCGCATCCTCGGCGCTGATCCTGCGCACCTTCTTCGGTGGCGAAGCTGGCGTCTCCGCCAACCGCACAAAGGTGCTTCGTCTGTTCGACTGGAGCTTCGGCCCGCAGATCCAGATCTATTATCTGGTCGCGGCCTGGACGTTGATCGCCGTCATCGCGATGTATGCCCTCACCCGCACGCCGCTCGGGCGCATGTGCAACGCCGTGCGCGACAATCCCGAACGCGTGCAGTTCGTCGGCTACGATCCGCACATCATCCGTTATATCGCCTTCTGCTTCTCTGGCCTGTTTGCCGGCATAGCAGGCGCGCTAGCCGCGATCAATTTCGAGATCGCCAATTCGGCCTATCTCGGCGCCGTGCAATCGGGCACCGTGCTGTTCGCCACCTATATCGGCGGCGTCGGCTTCTTCATCGGCCCGATCGTCGGCGCGATCTTCGTGACGCTGCTGTCGCTCGGCCTCTCCGATCTCACGCAGGTCTGGCAGCTCTATTTCGGCCTGATTTTCATCGCCGTGGTGATGTTCGCGCCCGGCGGCATCACCGGACTGCTGATGATGCACCGTCCGCTGCTGAAAGGCGGCACGCTCAGCCGCGTGCTGCCGAGCTATCTCGTCGCCTTCGTACCGACGCTGGCGATGATCACCGGCCTGATGCTGGCGATCGAGACCACCGTCCACTTCACCGTCAATCCCGGCGAGGATTCCCACATCAAGGCGTTCGGGATTCCGTTCGATGCGGCGAACCCTGCGATATGGGCCGTTGCCGCCGTGCTGCTGATTGGCGGCTTCATTATCGCGCGCAAGACCTGGGCGCGCGTCGCCGGCAGTTGGGACGATGCCCTCACCGCGGCGCGCGAGAAGGGAGTGGCCGCATGA
- a CDS encoding ABC transporter ATP-binding protein has translation MLQVQDLHAYYGKSHILQGVDLHIDAGEVVSLLGRNGVGRSTTVKAIMGEVPPHGTITFKGTNIAGLPSFRIAHLGLGYVPEHRDIFPGLTVRQNLMLGIKDPRHPGKWKLDDMLGMFPNLAARADTAAGVLSGGEKQMLTICRTLMGDPELVMIDEPTEGLAPIIVQQVGDLIAEIARRGVAILLVEQKLSIALRISHRVYVMGHGRIVFEGTPAELKANDAVRREWLEV, from the coding sequence ATGCTCCAAGTTCAGGACCTGCACGCCTATTACGGCAAGAGCCACATTCTGCAGGGCGTCGACCTACATATCGATGCCGGCGAAGTAGTCTCGCTGCTCGGCCGCAACGGCGTCGGGCGTTCGACCACCGTGAAGGCCATCATGGGCGAAGTGCCGCCACACGGCACAATCACCTTCAAGGGCACCAATATCGCCGGCCTGCCGAGCTTCAGGATCGCACATCTCGGCCTCGGTTATGTGCCGGAGCATCGCGACATCTTCCCGGGCCTCACGGTGCGGCAGAACCTGATGCTGGGCATCAAGGACCCGCGTCATCCCGGCAAGTGGAAGCTCGATGACATGCTCGGCATGTTCCCTAACCTTGCCGCCCGCGCGGACACCGCCGCCGGCGTGCTGTCCGGCGGCGAGAAGCAGATGCTGACGATCTGCCGGACGCTGATGGGCGATCCTGAACTCGTGATGATCGACGAGCCCACCGAGGGCCTTGCGCCGATCATCGTCCAGCAGGTCGGCGATCTCATCGCCGAGATCGCGCGCCGCGGCGTGGCGATCCTGCTGGTCGAGCAGAAGCTCTCGATCGCGCTGCGCATCTCGCACCGGGTCTATGTGATGGGCCACGGCCGTATCGTGTTCGAAGGCACCCCCGCCGAACTCAAGGCCAATGACGCCGTGCGCAGGGAATGGCTGGAGGTCTGA